The following is a genomic window from Myxococcales bacterium.
CAAAACACTGCAGACAACTGCCCAGGCAAAAGCAATCCAGGCCAAGTTGACATCGACTCTGACGGAATAGGTGATGCATGCGACTATTGTCCCAATGATGCAGCCAATACTTGCGACCCGGGCGATATAGATGGCGATGGCATTCAAAATGATACTGATAACTGCCCGGGTAAAGCTAATGCAAACCAAACAGACTCTGATTCTGATGGCATGGGTGATGCATGCGACTATTGTCCCAATGATGCAACTAATGCTTGCGACCCTGGCGATGTGGATGGCGATGGCATACAAAACGATACTGACAACTGCCCAGGCAAAGCTAATCCAGGCCAAGAGGACACCGACTCTGATGGCATGGGTGATGTGTGCGACTATTGTCCCAATGATGCAAGCAATGCTTGCGACCCTGGCGATGTGGATGGCGATGGCATACAAAACGCTACTGATAACTGCCCAGGCAAAGCTAATCTTGGCCAAGAGGACACCGACTCTGATGGCATGGGTGATGCATGCGACTATTGTCCCAATGACGCAAGCAATGCTTGCGACCCGGGCGATGTAGATGGCGATGGTATACAAAACTCCGCAGACAATTGCCCTGGTAAAGCTAATGCAAACCAAGCGGATAATGACTTAGATGGTATGGGTAACGCGTGTGATGCATGCCCAAATGACTCAGAAAATCAATGTGATGCAGGTGATAGCGATAATGATGGAATACAAAATGCCATAGACAACTGCCCAGGCATTGCCAATCCTGGACAAGAAGACAGCAACAACAATGGTATTGGTGATTTATGCGATACTAATGATTTGGATGGTGATGGTATAGAAAACATCAAAGATAATTGTCCTTTTCACTCAAACCCCGAACAGTTTGATGAAGATTTTGATGGAATCGGTGATGAGTGTGATGCTGTAAATAATGATATTGACGAGGATGGAATAAAAAATGAGGTCGACAATTGCCCTTTCATTCCAAATCCAGATCAAATTGACCTTGACAACGATAACTTGGGCGATGCATGCGATTTTATACCTGATGTTCCGCTGGCTCTACCACCTGTTTCATTTATCCCACCAGTTCCAGAACAACTAGCGCCCGTAAATACATTTGATAATGATTTTAACTTGGATGATCTATCGATTGATAAAGCTCCTGAATCGCCACAAACTCCCCAGCACGATTTGCAAGAGGAGAATGGTGATTCGTTAAATGAGTCTCTAACTTCCCCAAATAAAAAGAAGAGTAAAACGCAGGGATGTTCAAACAGATCTGAAGATACAGGGTTTCCGATAAGCATCCTTTGTATCTTTTTATTGCTTTTAGCACGGCGCTTTAGACGATACTCTTCGAATTCGATCAGTTAACAGCAACCATACTAAGAGCCTTTGATTTCTTTTTAGCCCTCGCACTGTTGAGGGCATTTAGAAATTAAGGCTCAATTAATTTATGGGATTGCTATGAAGCACCTGTATTTATAAATTGAGGCTCACAAGAGAGCTAACAACTCAACAATTTTTGGAGATAATTAAAATGCATCGGTGTTTCGTAGATAAGACTTGGGTTGATCAGTGGCTTTTAGATTCGAGTTCGGCTTTGCCAAAAAAAGTTCATGAGCGTTTTTTTAAAATTGTTCGCATCAAAAAAAATGAAATAGTAGGGCTCTTTGATGGTGAGGGGCGTGAGATTCAAGCTTTTCTCACTCCAAATGGGCAACTTAGCAACGCTAGTTTGATTAAGAAAAAACCCGATATTCATCAATGCACGCTCATTCAAGCTGCCTTAGAAGAAGCTAAAATCTCGCAAACAATCAAAAGAGCCACAGAATTTGGTATTAACAAAATAATTATTTTTCAGGCTGAGTTAAGCGATAGCTTTTGCTTTGGCAAATTAGCGAAACGCCAAGAGCGTTTAGATAGCCTATGTATCGATGCAGCCCGACAGAGCGGACGATTATTTGTTCCCAAAATAGTTCTCATCAAAGATTTAAAATCGGTACTTTTGGATTTGGGAACAAACGATTTGGCCACCTATGGTGATCTTTTGGCCGAACATAAATTTTCACAAACACTAAAAAATTTTGCTGAGTTATCAAAAGTAGTCCTTGCTGTTGGCCCAGAAGGAGGCCTAAGCCAGCAAGAAAAAACTTTACTCAATATGCATAATTTCAAATCGGTGCTGTGGGCACCACATACGCTCAGATCAGAATTCGCTTGTCTCTCAGCACTCTGTATTCTCAACGCTTACTGGGGCAAGGCTTAATTATTATCCATAATCGGCACAACAGTTCTCCACCCAAAGATATCTGGAACCTCTCCATATTGAATTTCTTTGAGCACTTTTTTGAGTTTAACCGTCACAGGCCCAGCAACTCCGTCATTGATATTAATTTTTTCCTCATTAAGAATAAGTTGGTTAATAGGCGTAATGGCAGCTGCAGTACCACACCCAAATGCCTCTTTGAGTACTCCTTGGCGTATATGATCAATTAACTCCCCAATATCTGTTTGTTCTTCAACAATTTTCATGTCGAAATGCTGGGCCAGCTTAAGCACTGCATCTCTTGTAACACCGGGTAAAATCGTACCCAAAAGAGGTGGCGTCACCAATCGATCCTGATAGACAAACACAATATTCATTGCTCCAATTTCTTCAACATAACGATGTTCATTCGCATCAAGCCATAAAACTGAATCCGCCCCACATTGCTGAGCCTTCTTAAGTGCAAGCAAAGCTCCTGCATAATTTGCCCCTGCCTTAATATTTCCGATTCCTCCCTTAAATGCACGAGCCATTTCCTGCTCGACATAGACGCTCATGCACTGATGATGAGAAAAATACTCTTTTACTGCTGATAAAATCACAAAAAATCGGTAATCCCGGCTCGCACGATAACTCACGCCACAATCGAGAGGGATCAAACAGGGGCGAATATAAAGACTCCAAGGCTTTGCTAAAAGATAATCTTCATCCACCGAAACAAGTACCTTAATGCCCTCGATGAAAAGTTCCTGAGGAACAGGCTGCATTCCCAAGCGAAGCGCTGAATCATAAAAGCGTTGAGCATTTAATTGTGGGCGAAACAATGCAAGCTCATTTGTATTTTCCATACGAAAGGCTTTAAGGCCCTCAAAAATTTGTTGACCATAATGAAAGGCTACAGAATCAGGCTGCATACTAAAAGCGCCAAAGGGTATAATACGAGGTGTCTGCCATCCACCTTTATCATGTAGAAAATCACACGTGAGCATATGATTTGAATGGGCTCTTCCGAAAGTAATTTCGTCATCAAAGCCTGGAGCTGGCTTACGTTTTTCTTTGGAAATAAGTTGGCGTTCTATAAAAAAATTTTTGGAAGCAGGGTGAGACTTCATCGAAAACCTCTATTTTGGCAATATCGCTAATTTCAAAAGCCCTTGACTTACATATGATCACTTTTGCCCAACAATTAAATTCACACTTTATCAAAGCAAGCTACAGCGCTTAGCATAAATTTATTTTTGCTAAGGAGAAAAAGAGCCAAAAAATGCCATGGTAAATATTTTTCAAATATTCTCCAAGGCCAAATTAAACTTTTTTTATATTAAAATATAATTTTGAAAATATTCTTTTTGATTGTTATTCTCAGTATGTCTTCATGATTTCATTAAGGTCTAAAATGGATAGTTTCAGCACTCATCCTGAAAAAATAAATCTACTTATTTTAAAGTATGTGATTTATTTTTCTATGATCCTATGTGCTATTACTATTTTTTTAGCAAAGCCCTACCTTGTCCAAACTATCCGCAATGGAACATTACCAGCATATTGTTTTTTTATTGGGCCAACTATCTTTTTGATTTTGCTTATAGCTTCGTTTTTTTTTCGACACCAAAGAGTATCGATGCAAGCATTTGGTTTTTCAGAACTACTCCTTCTTTTTTTTGGTTTATTTCTATTTTCTCTGCTCTTGCGCTCGGCTCGAAACCAATACGATTCAAGGCTTTTAAAAACTTCATCGCATGAAGAACTTCTCAAGCAGCACACAAGTGATGAAGCTGATTCGACATTTCACTTCGATAACTCAACAGGTAACTCATTGATTCATCTGGCCCTTCTTGATAAGGACCACTCAGTGCAACAAGTTGCTCAATTGGTTATTGAAAAGAATTTAGGAATAAGATTTAAAAATGGTGCTGGAGGTGTTCAACAAGCAACACAGTTGATGTTTGAATCACACCCTTCAGCGTTACTGACAAGAAAAGGTTCATCGTGACAGGTCGCAGAAATATTATCATTGCTGTTGGTGCCATCGTATTATTTGCGGCGATGGTAGGTTTTTTCATCACTCTCGATGTTTCACCTCAAATTGCTTATGCGCGCTTATTTATTGACGTAGGCCTTATTATCGGGCTTATCGCAGCAATCATAGCTTTTTATAGGGAAACCCCGCTTGATCTCGATACTATTATTCACACTCTGAAATCTTTGCAAAATGGCAAATATAAAACCAGGATTACAATAATCGATAAAGATCCTCTTAAAGAAATTTCCCAGACAATCAATGAACTTGCAAGCCGACTCGAGCAAGAATTTCGCAGACAGGAAGAAGTAAAGCGCAGTTTAAGAGAAGAACTCTTACCTGGTATTAAGCAAAAAGAAGCTACTTTATTCGAACACTCATACCATCCTGAACTTGGCCCTGTACAACAAATAGCCTTGCCCCAAGATAAAAGCAAAATTGAATACCTAGAAGAATTCCCTGCTACTCCACACGCTTCAGTACGGCCTATTGCCAAAACCGAGCCAGGTTTGAATAATCCATTGATCGATTCTACACCTCCGCAAAATCAATCAAATCCGCCACAACTTGATTCGAAACTTGACCGCCAAGATCAAGACCTAGGAGAACTCTTTCAGGATTTTATTGATGCGCAACAGGAATTACATCTTGAACGAATTGAATATCCTCTCTTTTTAAAAACTATCGAAAAAACAAGAAACGAGTTGATGGATACTCACCACTGCCAAGGGGTATTCTTTGAGGTAGTAAAAGAAGAAAACCAAGTTGCTCTGCAACCGCGTATTCTGCGTTAGAAATTTTTTTGATAACAAGTTTATTTTGATAGGGCTAAATGAGAAAGCCCTTTCCAACAGATGTTGGCGACAAAGAGCAATACATATTCGTAATAATTTTAAGAATCCTTCCTCGAGAACGGTCCAGGCACCATGCGGCTGTTGAATAATAGCAATAATAATGACAAGCTTATTCTTCAAGCACTTTGCCAGGCTGCATAACGTGGATGATGAAAAATCAAATCATCAAATTTCGGCCAAAGTCGAGTTTAGTCATCATCTCTAAACAGCCAAGAAAGCTGCGTTTGTGGGCCAAGCTGCTCGATAATATGCCTTCTAAATGCTCGTTTAAGACGCGTGGCAAGCTGTCCCATTCTTTGTTTTGAAACTCCGTATCTTTTCCCAAGTTCCACCAAGTTGACCGGATCATTTGCGATCAAATTTTCACGCCATATCGCCAGATCTCGTTCATTGTTTATGGTCTTTTCGAAGCTCGCTATGACTTCTTTTACCATCTGCTCCACTTCGTTATTGCTTGCTTGTTTGAGCGGATCGTCTGTGGGGTGAGAAAGTGTATCCTCAAGGGTATTAGAACCATCTTCATCTATGGGAGTTGAAAGGCTGCTTTCTTTGTTTGATAAACGAGATAAGATAAGCTGGACTTCTTCAGGGTCCTCACCCACCTCTTGAGCGATTTCCTCTGCGGTAGCTTTTTTTCCTTCTAGCAAAAGTTTTCTGCGTACCTGCGGCAAACTAAAATACACCTTACGGCCAGCTCTCGTATTTCCCGTATGAATCAGACGCGCATTGGTCATCAAAAATTTTGTAAGCTGCGCCCTGATCCAATAAGCAGCATAGGTACCAAAGCGAGTTCCCATTTCTGGATCCCACTTTTCAGCAGCTATCGCCATTCCCGCCGAAGCTTCTTGCACTAAATCCATAAGACTGGCCCAATCTCGTTTGTATTGGTGAGCCATTTTGAGTGCCAAACGCATATTGTGTAAAATTAATTTCTTTTTTGCATCAGCATCGTTAGATTTTTTAATCCGCATACCTAAAGCATATTCTTCTTCATCACTTAGGCGCTTAATGC
Proteins encoded in this region:
- a CDS encoding thrombospondin type 3 repeat-containing protein produces the protein MDGTACDDGQTCTDTDMCLNGICIGTDNCMAPEMCINGICTTCGMDSDCNDFNPCTDDSCNAGTCINTDNSAPCDDGDLCTENDMCSLGSCQPGTPIICNTPGLCEASMGVCIEGLCSYPDATDGTSCDDSDICTENDMCISGICQGTTGACDSDGDGIQDDVDNCPNIANPNQVDIDSDGIGDACDLCPSDPANTCDPGDVDGDGIQNTADNCPGKANANQTDSDSDGMGDACDYCPNDAANTCDPGDIDGDGIQNSTDNCPGKANANQTDSDSDGMGDACDYCPNDAANTCDPGDIDGDGIQNDTDNCPGKANANQTDSDSDGMGDACDYCPNDATNACDPGDVDDDGIQNATDNCPGKANANQTDSDSDGMGDACDYCPNDATNACDPGDIDGDGIQNTADNCPGKSNPGQVDIDSDGIGDACDYCPNDAANTCDPGDIDGDGIQNDTDNCPGKANANQTDSDSDGMGDACDYCPNDATNACDPGDVDGDGIQNDTDNCPGKANPGQEDTDSDGMGDVCDYCPNDASNACDPGDVDGDGIQNATDNCPGKANLGQEDTDSDGMGDACDYCPNDASNACDPGDVDGDGIQNSADNCPGKANANQADNDLDGMGNACDACPNDSENQCDAGDSDNDGIQNAIDNCPGIANPGQEDSNNNGIGDLCDTNDLDGDGIENIKDNCPFHSNPEQFDEDFDGIGDECDAVNNDIDEDGIKNEVDNCPFIPNPDQIDLDNDNLGDACDFIPDVPLALPPVSFIPPVPEQLAPVNTFDNDFNLDDLSIDKAPESPQTPQHDLQEENGDSLNESLTSPNKKKSKTQGCSNRSEDTGFPISILCIFLLLLARRFRRYSSNSIS
- a CDS encoding RNA methyltransferase, whose amino-acid sequence is MHRCFVDKTWVDQWLLDSSSALPKKVHERFFKIVRIKKNEIVGLFDGEGREIQAFLTPNGQLSNASLIKKKPDIHQCTLIQAALEEAKISQTIKRATEFGINKIIIFQAELSDSFCFGKLAKRQERLDSLCIDAARQSGRLFVPKIVLIKDLKSVLLDLGTNDLATYGDLLAEHKFSQTLKNFAELSKVVLAVGPEGGLSQQEKTLLNMHNFKSVLWAPHTLRSEFACLSALCILNAYWGKA
- a CDS encoding branched-chain amino acid aminotransferase — protein: MKSHPASKNFFIERQLISKEKRKPAPGFDDEITFGRAHSNHMLTCDFLHDKGGWQTPRIIPFGAFSMQPDSVAFHYGQQIFEGLKAFRMENTNELALFRPQLNAQRFYDSALRLGMQPVPQELFIEGIKVLVSVDEDYLLAKPWSLYIRPCLIPLDCGVSYRASRDYRFFVILSAVKEYFSHHQCMSVYVEQEMARAFKGGIGNIKAGANYAGALLALKKAQQCGADSVLWLDANEHRYVEEIGAMNIVFVYQDRLVTPPLLGTILPGVTRDAVLKLAQHFDMKIVEEQTDIGELIDHIRQGVLKEAFGCGTAAAITPINQLILNEEKININDGVAGPVTVKLKKVLKEIQYGEVPDIFGWRTVVPIMDNN
- a CDS encoding sigma-70 family RNA polymerase sigma factor — translated: MSKKKSHDIIDADHENKLPAVRNAIRLADEKGEWLDEHCAQDYQISEKQEEQESEENSKSDQVYKSFARQIARIKRLSDEEEYALGMRIKKSNDADAKKKLILHNMRLALKMAHQYKRDWASLMDLVQEASAGMAIAAEKWDPEMGTRFGTYAAYWIRAQLTKFLMTNARLIHTGNTRAGRKVYFSLPQVRRKLLLEGKKATAEEIAQEVGEDPEEVQLILSRLSNKESSLSTPIDEDGSNTLEDTLSHPTDDPLKQASNNEVEQMVKEVIASFEKTINNERDLAIWRENLIANDPVNLVELGKRYGVSKQRMGQLATRLKRAFRRHIIEQLGPQTQLSWLFRDDD